From one Mytilus edulis chromosome 1, xbMytEdul2.2, whole genome shotgun sequence genomic stretch:
- the LOC139511479 gene encoding uncharacterized protein, which produces MSSNKILVEAVRTLTRGQEDAEADVENNKRGVTVSDIERWLVTQKYYLTKDEFKCPLHVSLQKEVSAGRLEKLTSGTYVLSAQQVSKDKAVAIKQKALLKRSISNPGKRGRPSKKKQKIKQSPYDDEECPVDPPQPSDPLNEGNCDYCLQTAENNKKGEQEDFLVCKDCSAKAHPTCMGYSILLSSRARLYPWQCIDCKTCCLCLDASDPDSMLFCDACDKGYHMNCHTPKVTDKPSGKWICSECADQGITDADLVEDTETKDNENKSGDTSCNYPTPCESPVTDQDPDVRSFFKNESKVNGHSSIPKVDNGKYPDASKWTTDDVVQFIISVGFNDQAEAFKEQEIDGQSLLLMKRSDVLTGLNIRLGPALKIYQHVLKLQAVGLDNSLF; this is translated from the exons ATGTCTTCTAACAAGATATTAGTAGAAGCTGTTCGAACTTTGACTAGAGGACAAGAAGATGCCGAAGCAGACGTTGAGAACAACAAGAGAGGGGTGACAGTCAGTGACATTGAGAGATGGCTGGTGACACAGAAATATTACTTAACTAAAGATGAGTTTAAGTGTCCTCTGCATGTTAGTTTGCAGAAAGAAGTAAGCGCGGGAAGACTCGAGAAGCTGACGTCTGGTACCTATGTACTATCAGCCCAGCAGGTCAGCAAGGATAAAGCTGTTGCGATTAAACAAAAGGCCCTACTGAAAAGAAGTATATCGAATCCTGGAAAAAGGGGGAGGCCATCAAAGAAAAAG caaaaaataaaacagagtCCGTATGATGACGAAGAATGCCCTGTAGACCCTCCCCAGCCATCAGATCCGTTGAATGAAGGAAATTGTGATTATTGTCTACAGACAGCAGAAAACAACAAGAAGGGCGAGCAGGAAGATTTTCTAGTCTGTAAAGACTGCAGTGCAAAAG ctcaTCCAACATGTATGGGATATTCGATTCTCCTCTCTAGCAGAGCAAGGCTATATCCCTGGCAATGTATTGACTGTAAGACGTGTTGTCTATGTTTGGATGCTAGTGATCCA GATAGCATGTTATTTTGCGATGCTTGTGACAAAGGTTACCATATGAACTGTCACACTCCTAAAGTCACAGACAAACCTTCAG GGAAATGGATATGTTCTGAATGTGCAGATCAAGGAATAACCGACGCGGACCTTGTAGAGGACACAGAGACAAAAGATAATGAAAACAAATCGG GCGATACTAGTTGCAATTATCCTACCCCTTGTGAGTCACCAGTTACAGATCAGGACCCGGATGTAAG atcttttttcaaaaatgaatcaAAAGTGAATGGTCATTCGTCAATACCCAAGGTAGATAACGGTAAATATCCGGATGCTTCCAAATGGACGACGGATGACGTCGTTCAATTTATCATATCGGTGGGATTCAATGACCAAGCTGAAGCTTTCAAAGAACAG gAGATAGATGGACAGTCATTACTTTTGATGAAGAGAAGTGATGTTTTAACTGGACTTAATATTAGACTAGGACCGGCTCTAAAGATATACCAACATGTTTTGAAACTGCAAGCAGTCGGATTAGATAACTCACTCTTCTGA